In the genome of Geotrypetes seraphini chromosome 14, aGeoSer1.1, whole genome shotgun sequence, one region contains:
- the GRAMD2A gene encoding GRAM domain-containing protein 2A isoform X2: MHQPKKLEASSEAENWNSLESSVSLTKGPKESENERGARELTPNKNNSQYHKLFKDLPVEENLLKVYSCALLKEFLIQGRLYISHNWLCFYANLFGKDIKYIFVSLLSRDSVYEVLKTVCSHLQPSSKKSLSVKEYIEETDSIPPTKIVPELKWSKQVLVSVAPSLLDGDYDCRSHIKNSIGLSTKENSFQSEKSLSSETTTTTEVDPEPRCIPEELRPSEYLLLKLFVVLACILVVSSFYLAFRIFHLEQQLMILQRNHVTRSHKK; the protein is encoded by the exons TGTGAGTTTAACCAAAGGACCCAAAGAGTCAGAAAATGAGAGAGGGGCTAGAGAACTG ACACCAAATAAAAATAACTCGCAGTACCACAAGTTGTTCAAAGATCTTCCTGTAGAAGAGAACTTGTTGAAAG TGTATTCCTGTGCGCTTCTGAAGGAATTCCTCATTCAAGGACGTCTCTACATTTCCCACAATTGGCTTTGCTTCTATGCCAACCTCTTTGGAAAAGATATTAAG TACATCTTTGTGTCCTTACTGTCCAGAGACAGTGTGTATGAAGTATTGAAGACAGTATGTTCACATCTTCAG CCTTCAAGTAAGAAGAGTCTGAGTGTAAAAGAATATATAGAAGAAACGGATTCTATACCACCG ACAAAGATTGTCCCAGAGTTGAAGTGGAGCAAGCAAGTCTTGGTATCTGTTGCTCCTTCTCTCTTGGACGGAGACTACGACTGCAGAAGCCACATAAAAAACAGCATTGGCCTGAGCACCAAAGAGAACTCCTTTCAATCTGAAAAGTCTTTATCCTCTG AGACTACAACTACCACTGAAGTTGATCCAGAACCTAGATGTATACCAGAAGAACTGAGACCATCAGAATACCTGCTTCTAAAGCTCTTTGTAGTACT TGCTTGCATCTTAGTGGTGTCTTCATTTTATCTAGCATTTCGCATATTTCATCTGGAACAGCAACTGATGATTCTGCAAAGAAACCATGTCACACGGTCCCACAAAAAGTAG
- the GRAMD2A gene encoding GRAM domain-containing protein 2A isoform X3 translates to MHQPKKLEASSEAENWNSLESSVSLTKGPKESENERGARELTPNKNNSQYHKLFKDLPVEENLLKVYSCALLKEFLIQGRLYISHNWLCFYANLFGKDIKVVIPVGSVQLVKKHKTAGLLPNGLAISTTAGRKYIFVSLLSRDSVYEVLKTVCSHLQPSSKKSLSVKEYIEETDSIPPTKIVPELKWSKQVLVSVAPSLLDGDYDCRSHIKNSIGLSTKENSFQSEKSLSSETTTTTEVDPEPRCIPEELRPSEYLLLKLFVVL, encoded by the exons TGTGAGTTTAACCAAAGGACCCAAAGAGTCAGAAAATGAGAGAGGGGCTAGAGAACTG ACACCAAATAAAAATAACTCGCAGTACCACAAGTTGTTCAAAGATCTTCCTGTAGAAGAGAACTTGTTGAAAG TGTATTCCTGTGCGCTTCTGAAGGAATTCCTCATTCAAGGACGTCTCTACATTTCCCACAATTGGCTTTGCTTCTATGCCAACCTCTTTGGAAAAGATATTAAG GTAGTGATCCCAGTAGGCTCTGTTCAGCTGGTGAAAAAGCATAAAACAGCTGGTCTTCTTCCGAATGGGCTTGCAATCAGCACCACAGCTGGCAGGAAG TACATCTTTGTGTCCTTACTGTCCAGAGACAGTGTGTATGAAGTATTGAAGACAGTATGTTCACATCTTCAG CCTTCAAGTAAGAAGAGTCTGAGTGTAAAAGAATATATAGAAGAAACGGATTCTATACCACCG ACAAAGATTGTCCCAGAGTTGAAGTGGAGCAAGCAAGTCTTGGTATCTGTTGCTCCTTCTCTCTTGGACGGAGACTACGACTGCAGAAGCCACATAAAAAACAGCATTGGCCTGAGCACCAAAGAGAACTCCTTTCAATCTGAAAAGTCTTTATCCTCTG AGACTACAACTACCACTGAAGTTGATCCAGAACCTAGATGTATACCAGAAGAACTGAGACCATCAGAATACCTGCTTCTAAAGCTCTTTGTAGTACT
- the GRAMD2A gene encoding GRAM domain-containing protein 2A isoform X1, translated as MHQPKKLEASSEAENWNSLESSVSLTKGPKESENERGARELTPNKNNSQYHKLFKDLPVEENLLKVYSCALLKEFLIQGRLYISHNWLCFYANLFGKDIKVVIPVGSVQLVKKHKTAGLLPNGLAISTTAGRKYIFVSLLSRDSVYEVLKTVCSHLQPSSKKSLSVKEYIEETDSIPPTKIVPELKWSKQVLVSVAPSLLDGDYDCRSHIKNSIGLSTKENSFQSEKSLSSETTTTTEVDPEPRCIPEELRPSEYLLLKLFVVLACILVVSSFYLAFRIFHLEQQLMILQRNHVTRSHKK; from the exons TGTGAGTTTAACCAAAGGACCCAAAGAGTCAGAAAATGAGAGAGGGGCTAGAGAACTG ACACCAAATAAAAATAACTCGCAGTACCACAAGTTGTTCAAAGATCTTCCTGTAGAAGAGAACTTGTTGAAAG TGTATTCCTGTGCGCTTCTGAAGGAATTCCTCATTCAAGGACGTCTCTACATTTCCCACAATTGGCTTTGCTTCTATGCCAACCTCTTTGGAAAAGATATTAAG GTAGTGATCCCAGTAGGCTCTGTTCAGCTGGTGAAAAAGCATAAAACAGCTGGTCTTCTTCCGAATGGGCTTGCAATCAGCACCACAGCTGGCAGGAAG TACATCTTTGTGTCCTTACTGTCCAGAGACAGTGTGTATGAAGTATTGAAGACAGTATGTTCACATCTTCAG CCTTCAAGTAAGAAGAGTCTGAGTGTAAAAGAATATATAGAAGAAACGGATTCTATACCACCG ACAAAGATTGTCCCAGAGTTGAAGTGGAGCAAGCAAGTCTTGGTATCTGTTGCTCCTTCTCTCTTGGACGGAGACTACGACTGCAGAAGCCACATAAAAAACAGCATTGGCCTGAGCACCAAAGAGAACTCCTTTCAATCTGAAAAGTCTTTATCCTCTG AGACTACAACTACCACTGAAGTTGATCCAGAACCTAGATGTATACCAGAAGAACTGAGACCATCAGAATACCTGCTTCTAAAGCTCTTTGTAGTACT TGCTTGCATCTTAGTGGTGTCTTCATTTTATCTAGCATTTCGCATATTTCATCTGGAACAGCAACTGATGATTCTGCAAAGAAACCATGTCACACGGTCCCACAAAAAGTAG